In a single window of the Ruminococcus albus 7 = DSM 20455 genome:
- a CDS encoding suppressor of fused domain protein encodes MKVGTPEASGWDAITAEFERVYPGQTEPLHYATIVPFELGGNDPLNGISIYDGGDFWHFVSYGLTELYEKECENKEWSGYGYELTFKLKKSCYDPDNEENELKCVAGILQQIARITFNSGEIFQNNEYLYTGQTAGIDHEQKSALTGFICINDPTVNTLETPNGRVEFIELIGMTDAELKTLGSHDSVAEIYKRLGSDVTDYKRSSLV; translated from the coding sequence ATGAAAGTCGGAACACCTGAGGCAAGCGGCTGGGATGCTATCACAGCAGAATTTGAAAGAGTATATCCGGGACAGACCGAACCTTTGCACTATGCCACCATCGTGCCTTTTGAGCTTGGCGGCAACGATCCGCTGAACGGCATAAGCATCTATGACGGCGGTGATTTCTGGCACTTTGTCAGCTACGGACTTACGGAGCTTTATGAAAAGGAGTGCGAGAACAAGGAATGGAGCGGCTACGGTTATGAGCTGACATTCAAGCTGAAAAAGAGCTGCTACGATCCCGACAACGAGGAAAACGAGCTGAAATGTGTTGCGGGGATCCTTCAGCAGATAGCAAGGATAACCTTCAATAGCGGCGAGATATTCCAGAACAACGAATACCTCTACACCGGACAGACTGCAGGTATTGATCATGAGCAGAAGTCTGCGCTTACAGGATTCATCTGCATCAACGACCCCACAGTCAACACACTTGAAACACCAAACGGACGTGTGGAATTCATCGAGCTTATCGGCATGACTGATGCTGAGCTGAAAACTCTCGGCTCACATGACAGCGTGGCTGAGATATACAAGCGTCTTGGCAGCGATGTCACCGATTATAAGAGAAGTTCGTTAGTATAA
- a CDS encoding NUDIX domain-containing protein translates to MSAENEKDNDWGKSAAAVVIKDGKVLLVRHTYGTGKGLLIIPGGYIRKGELPDTACEREVLEETGVTVKAENLIGVRFSDKDWYSVFTASYISGEARSDNDENSEAVWIDAYEATERDDVPDLTKSMIRSALKETGFVQTNFVSRNKDRIQRLYTI, encoded by the coding sequence ATGAGTGCAGAAAACGAAAAGGATAACGACTGGGGCAAATCCGCGGCAGCAGTCGTCATAAAGGACGGCAAGGTTCTTCTGGTAAGGCACACCTACGGCACAGGCAAAGGTCTGCTGATAATCCCGGGCGGTTATATACGCAAAGGTGAACTTCCCGATACGGCTTGCGAAAGAGAAGTTCTTGAAGAAACAGGAGTTACCGTAAAGGCTGAAAATCTCATAGGCGTAAGGTTCAGCGACAAGGACTGGTACAGCGTGTTCACCGCAAGCTATATAAGCGGCGAGGCTCGTTCCGATAATGACGAGAACAGCGAAGCTGTATGGATAGACGCTTATGAAGCCACAGAAAGGGATGATGTCCCTGACCTGACCAAGTCAATGATACGGAGCGCCTTGAAAGAAACAGGTTTTGTTCAGACAAACTTCGTATCACGTAACAAGGACAGGATACAGAGGCTATACACTATATAG
- the ilvA gene encoding threonine ammonia-lyase, producing MLTLDKVFDASNVLKEVIRPTACISAPQVNPNCNVFLKTENLQITGSFKVRGAYYRISQLSDEEKAHGVIACSAGNHAQGVALAAAKNGIRSIICLPDGAPISKVEATRSYGAEICLVPGVYDDAYAEAIRQRDECGYTFIHPFDDENVIAGQGTIGLEILNQVANANVIVVPVGGGGLISGVAFAVKQLNPRVKVYGVQAEGAPSMVKSLAEDKILCLDSVHTIADGIQVKEPGENTFEYCKQYVDGIVTVTDDEVSSAILHLIEKQKLIAEGAGAVSVAAVMFNKIPDIKGKNVVCLVSGGNIDVTILSRVIKRGLLKSGRSDTLTIQLDDKPGQLKDVSAIIADLGANVVSIHHERASEDSDITECLLRLVLETRDYNHIRDIRAALTAKGFKIVNK from the coding sequence ATGCTTACACTCGATAAAGTGTTCGACGCATCAAATGTACTCAAAGAGGTCATCAGACCTACTGCCTGTATCTCTGCTCCTCAGGTAAACCCCAACTGCAACGTTTTTCTGAAAACAGAGAACCTTCAGATAACAGGCTCTTTCAAGGTAAGGGGTGCTTATTACAGGATATCCCAGCTTTCAGATGAGGAAAAGGCACACGGTGTTATCGCGTGCTCTGCAGGCAACCACGCACAGGGCGTTGCGCTGGCGGCTGCAAAGAACGGCATACGTTCCATAATCTGCCTGCCTGACGGTGCACCCATATCCAAGGTTGAGGCTACAAGAAGCTACGGTGCAGAGATATGCCTTGTACCGGGTGTATACGATGACGCTTATGCAGAAGCTATACGTCAGCGCGATGAGTGCGGCTATACTTTCATACACCCCTTTGATGACGAAAATGTTATCGCAGGTCAGGGCACTATAGGTCTTGAGATACTCAATCAGGTGGCTAATGCCAATGTCATCGTTGTGCCTGTCGGCGGCGGCGGACTTATATCGGGTGTGGCTTTTGCTGTAAAACAGCTTAACCCCCGTGTGAAGGTATACGGTGTTCAGGCTGAGGGCGCACCTTCCATGGTGAAATCACTTGCTGAGGACAAGATACTCTGCCTCGACAGCGTACACACTATCGCAGACGGCATACAGGTAAAAGAACCCGGCGAGAACACATTTGAATACTGCAAACAGTACGTTGACGGCATAGTTACCGTTACCGATGACGAGGTAAGCTCGGCTATACTCCACCTTATCGAGAAGCAGAAGCTCATCGCAGAAGGCGCAGGTGCTGTATCTGTTGCGGCTGTTATGTTCAACAAGATACCCGATATCAAGGGCAAGAACGTTGTATGTCTGGTTTCAGGCGGCAATATCGACGTTACAATACTCTCCCGTGTTATCAAGAGAGGTCTGCTGAAGTCCGGCAGATCTGATACACTTACAATACAGCTGGATGACAAGCCCGGTCAGCTGAAGGATGTATCTGCTATCATCGCAGATCTTGGCGCGAATGTTGTATCTATCCACCACGAGAGAGCAAGCGAGGACAGCGACATCACCGAATGCCTGCTAAGACTCGTTCTCGAAACAAGGGATTACAACCATATCCGCGATATCCGTGCAGCACTTACTGCTAAGGGCTTCAAGATAGTAAACAAGTAA
- the rny gene encoding ribonuclease Y produces MSVGLAIALCVAALVLGAAISGYICFKKGIDYRKETAEAAIGSAEAEAEKIVEEAKKNAETLKKSALVEAKDEIHKSRQETEKELKERRSEVSRQERRIQQKEESIDKKLDNLEKKEETLQKKLKSADEKVAEAERIKHSQLDMLEKISGLTVEQAKEYLLAQLEGDLVHEKAVKIANYDAQIKDECDAKARQYISLAIARCAADQVSETAVSVVALPNDEMKGRIIGREGRNIRTIETLTGVDLIIDDTPEAITISCFDQVRREVARIALEKLIQDGRIHPTRIEEMVEKAKREVELKIKQEGERAVLETNVHGLNHELIKLLGRLRFRTSYRQNVLNHSIEVAHLAGMMASELGVDANLARRAGLLHDIGKALSYEIEGSHVQIGVDVCKKYKENADVIHAIEAHHGDVETRTVVAALVQAADAISAARPGARSENYENYIKRLQKLEEICTSYDGVEKSFAIQAGREVRIMIQPEKINDEKMVLVAREIAKRIETEMDYPGQIKVNLIRESRVVEYAK; encoded by the coding sequence ATGAGTGTCGGATTGGCAATAGCACTTTGTGTAGCGGCTCTTGTTCTTGGCGCAGCTATCAGTGGCTACATTTGTTTTAAGAAGGGTATCGACTATCGAAAGGAAACAGCCGAGGCAGCAATAGGTTCTGCCGAAGCGGAAGCTGAAAAGATAGTGGAGGAAGCGAAGAAAAACGCGGAGACCCTGAAAAAATCGGCATTGGTGGAAGCAAAGGACGAAATACATAAGTCCCGCCAGGAAACTGAAAAAGAGCTGAAGGAAAGAAGAAGTGAGGTATCCAGACAGGAAAGGCGTATCCAGCAGAAGGAAGAAAGCATCGACAAAAAGCTGGACAATCTGGAGAAGAAGGAAGAAACGCTTCAGAAGAAGTTGAAGTCCGCCGACGAGAAGGTGGCTGAGGCTGAACGCATCAAGCATTCACAGCTGGATATGCTGGAGAAGATATCGGGTCTTACAGTTGAACAGGCTAAGGAATATCTGCTGGCACAGCTGGAGGGAGATCTGGTACACGAGAAGGCTGTCAAGATAGCGAACTATGATGCACAGATCAAGGATGAATGTGATGCCAAGGCAAGGCAGTATATCTCACTGGCGATCGCGAGATGTGCGGCAGATCAGGTATCTGAAACTGCTGTATCCGTTGTGGCACTGCCTAATGATGAGATGAAGGGCAGGATAATCGGACGCGAGGGAAGGAATATCCGTACCATTGAAACTCTCACAGGCGTTGACCTTATCATCGACGATACACCCGAGGCTATCACCATTTCCTGCTTCGATCAGGTAAGGCGTGAGGTCGCAAGGATAGCACTTGAAAAGCTGATCCAGGACGGTCGTATCCACCCCACCCGTATCGAAGAAATGGTAGAGAAGGCAAAGCGCGAGGTTGAGCTGAAGATCAAGCAGGAAGGCGAAAGAGCAGTACTCGAGACCAATGTTCACGGTCTTAACCATGAGCTCATCAAGCTGCTGGGTCGCCTGAGATTCCGTACCAGCTACCGTCAGAACGTGCTGAACCACTCTATAGAGGTAGCACATCTGGCAGGCATGATGGCAAGTGAGCTGGGCGTTGATGCAAATCTCGCTAGAAGAGCAGGACTGCTCCATGATATAGGCAAGGCGCTTAGCTATGAGATAGAAGGCTCTCATGTTCAGATCGGCGTAGATGTATGTAAGAAGTACAAAGAGAACGCTGATGTTATACACGCTATCGAAGCACACCACGGTGACGTTGAAACAAGGACAGTCGTTGCGGCACTGGTACAGGCGGCAGATGCTATATCCGCGGCAAGACCGGGTGCAAGAAGCGAGAACTATGAGAACTATATCAAGAGATTGCAGAAGCTTGAAGAGATCTGTACTTCCTATGACGGCGTAGAGAAATCTTTTGCTATACAGGCAGGCAGAGAGGTAAGGATAATGATCCAGCCCGAAAAGATCAATGACGAGAAGATGGTATTGGTCGCAAGGGAGATCGCAAAGAGGATAGAAACAGAGATGGACTATCCAGGTCAGATCAAGGTAAACCTTATCAGAGAGAGCAGAGTAGTTGAGTATGCCAAGTAA
- a CDS encoding DUF4261 domain-containing protein, with amino-acid sequence MNGSLKQDLSQQAEFANMLMIHLLFEEKPQLLDHGIVRQAAEDTFGDIEDVSNDNKLLTFAVKKYTAHFQDGDIPPLVLLAQGIDFDSGNISELERSQFWDMKNGEEVIDRCKYSVMISDMMSGAAMDYKERCEMVMDWLECILDLYPSCKAVWTPTGSKLIDPDSLKHLNLPRDQRFIYTCVNARFFNVEGSSGEYVVDTLGMYAIGLPDTQLHFKVLEPGTVTNYAYNICIYNYDENAPIASGETIDGLDSKGNFSRNEQWTCQYENALIQPARTVLDIAAAGYAAGRR; translated from the coding sequence ATGAACGGATCATTAAAGCAGGATCTTTCGCAGCAGGCAGAATTTGCAAATATGCTTATGATACATCTGCTGTTTGAGGAAAAGCCACAGCTCCTAGACCACGGTATCGTCAGACAGGCTGCTGAGGATACATTCGGTGACATCGAAGACGTAAGCAACGATAATAAGCTTCTTACCTTTGCAGTCAAGAAGTATACTGCACATTTTCAAGACGGCGATATCCCCCCGTTGGTACTGCTGGCTCAGGGCATCGACTTTGACAGCGGAAATATCAGCGAGCTGGAGCGTTCCCAGTTCTGGGATATGAAGAACGGCGAAGAAGTCATTGACCGCTGCAAATACAGTGTGATGATCTCCGACATGATGAGCGGCGCAGCCATGGACTACAAAGAAAGATGTGAAATGGTCATGGACTGGCTGGAATGCATACTGGATCTCTATCCCTCATGCAAAGCTGTATGGACACCCACAGGCAGCAAGCTGATAGATCCCGATTCGCTAAAGCATCTGAATCTTCCGAGGGATCAGAGATTTATATATACCTGTGTCAATGCAAGATTTTTCAACGTCGAAGGTTCAAGCGGCGAGTATGTTGTAGATACTCTTGGTATGTACGCAATAGGTCTGCCTGATACACAGCTGCATTTCAAAGTTCTTGAACCCGGCACTGTTACGAACTATGCCTACAATATATGCATATACAACTACGATGAAAATGCCCCAATAGCAAGCGGTGAGACCATCGACGGACTTGACAGCAAAGGCAATTTCAGCCGCAATGAACAGTGGACGTGCCAATACGAGAACGCACTCATCCAGCCCGCAAGAACAGTACTTGATATCGCTGCCGCAGGATATGCCGCCGGCAGAAGATGA
- the rsmH gene encoding 16S rRNA (cytosine(1402)-N(4))-methyltransferase RsmH, whose protein sequence is MEFKHIPVLLNECIEGLDIKPDGIYCDGTAGGAGHSREIAKRLTTGRLISVDRDPEAVAVATERLSGLPATVVRGNYSELDEIFARLGIEGADGILMDLGVSSYQLDNAERGFSYHTDAPLDMRMSSEGLSARDVVNSYDERTLARIIFEYGDEKFSRNIAKKIVQVREDKPIETTLELAEVIKSAVPQKVRREKNPCKKTFQAIRIEVNAELEHLSIALDKAFDLLNAGGRLCIITFHSLEDRLVKQRFKSFCQGCICPPDFPVCVCGRTPRGKLITRKPIEPSDSENEENKRAHSAKLRIIEKIKNDPQ, encoded by the coding sequence ATGGAATTCAAACACATCCCTGTTTTGCTGAACGAATGCATCGAGGGACTTGATATAAAGCCCGACGGTATCTACTGTGACGGTACGGCGGGCGGTGCGGGTCATTCCCGCGAGATAGCAAAAAGGCTGACCACAGGCAGACTCATCTCGGTAGACAGAGATCCCGAGGCTGTGGCTGTAGCAACGGAAAGATTGTCGGGACTTCCTGCAACAGTAGTCCGGGGGAATTATTCCGAGCTTGATGAGATATTCGCAAGGCTCGGTATAGAAGGCGCCGACGGCATACTCATGGATCTGGGAGTATCCTCCTATCAGCTTGATAACGCTGAAAGAGGTTTTTCCTACCATACGGATGCTCCGCTGGATATGAGGATGAGCAGCGAAGGACTTTCCGCCCGAGATGTAGTCAACAGCTACGATGAACGTACACTGGCACGGATAATATTTGAGTACGGTGATGAGAAATTCTCCCGTAACATCGCAAAAAAAATAGTTCAGGTCAGGGAGGACAAGCCCATAGAGACCACGCTGGAGCTTGCCGAGGTAATAAAATCGGCTGTTCCGCAGAAGGTCAGGAGAGAGAAAAATCCCTGCAAAAAAACTTTTCAGGCGATACGCATAGAGGTCAATGCAGAGCTGGAACATCTCAGCATAGCGCTGGATAAGGCATTTGACCTGCTTAACGCAGGCGGTAGATTGTGTATAATCACTTTCCATTCGCTGGAGGACAGGCTCGTAAAACAGAGATTCAAGAGCTTTTGTCAGGGCTGTATATGTCCGCCCGATTTCCCCGTGTGCGTATGCGGAAGAACTCCGCGCGGCAAACTGATAACCAGAAAGCCCATTGAACCATCCGACAGCGAAAATGAAGAGAACAAACGCGCTCACAGCGCAAAGCTGAGGATAATAGAAAAGATAAAGAACGACCCGCAGTGA
- a CDS encoding cation:proton antiporter, with protein MKAYEILMDLSLIMISAKLMGLFARKIKAPMVVGEIIAGVIIGPCVLNILQPSEYLSIFSEIGVILIMFSAGLETNLQELKKSGLIACIIACVGVFVPLICGAALYTAFYGFDGFGSEKFFKALFIGCIMTATSVGITVEALKEMGVLKGRVGQTILSAAIIDDIIGIVVLTFVLSMKDPSSKMSVVTLKVVGFLAASFVLGFVIYKVFKYIDDKHPHTRRIPIIALSLCFILAYVAEEFFGIADITGAYIAGIILCNVRDAEYIDRKVNVNGYMFFAPIFFVCIGLKTSFKGMNSEIIIFSLAFVAVAMLSKLVGCGLISKCFKFRNIDCIKIGAGMMTRGEVALIITNKGLSMGVIPADYSTAVILLIIVSSIVTPVFLKFLYSKAPDTAPTAE; from the coding sequence TTGAAGGCATACGAGATACTCATGGATCTCTCGCTTATAATGATAAGCGCTAAATTAATGGGGCTGTTTGCAAGAAAAATTAAGGCACCAATGGTAGTCGGTGAGATAATCGCAGGCGTCATCATAGGGCCGTGTGTGCTGAACATATTGCAGCCGTCAGAATACCTGAGCATTTTCTCAGAGATAGGTGTAATACTTATAATGTTCTCGGCAGGTCTGGAAACGAATCTGCAGGAACTGAAAAAATCAGGGCTAATAGCCTGCATCATCGCCTGTGTGGGCGTATTCGTCCCGCTGATATGTGGAGCGGCGCTGTATACGGCGTTCTACGGCTTTGACGGTTTCGGGAGCGAAAAATTTTTCAAGGCGCTTTTCATCGGCTGTATAATGACAGCAACATCTGTGGGCATAACCGTTGAAGCCCTCAAGGAAATGGGTGTGCTGAAAGGCCGTGTCGGACAGACAATACTTTCGGCTGCCATAATTGACGATATCATCGGCATAGTAGTGCTTACCTTCGTACTGAGTATGAAGGACCCGTCCAGCAAGATGAGTGTGGTCACACTGAAGGTAGTGGGATTCCTGGCAGCATCATTCGTCCTCGGTTTTGTGATATACAAGGTGTTCAAGTACATAGATGACAAGCACCCCCATACAAGGCGAATACCCATTATCGCGCTGAGCCTGTGCTTTATACTGGCTTATGTGGCAGAGGAATTCTTCGGCATAGCAGATATCACAGGTGCATACATCGCAGGAATAATACTCTGCAACGTTCGTGATGCGGAGTACATCGACCGCAAGGTGAACGTGAACGGATATATGTTCTTCGCGCCGATATTCTTTGTTTGTATCGGATTGAAGACCAGCTTCAAGGGTATGAACAGTGAGATAATAATATTCTCACTTGCATTCGTTGCAGTGGCTATGCTTTCAAAGCTTGTGGGCTGCGGACTTATATCGAAGTGCTTTAAGTTCAGGAATATAGACTGCATAAAGATCGGCGCAGGCATGATGACCCGAGGCGAGGTAGCGCTGATAATCACAAATAAGGGACTCAGTATGGGTGTTATCCCCGCAGACTATTCCACTGCGGTGATACTGCTGATAATCGTAAGCAGCATCGTCACACCCGTATTCCTGAAATTCCTTTACTCAAAGGCACCGGACACCGCACCGACAGCAGAATAA
- the mraZ gene encoding division/cell wall cluster transcriptional repressor MraZ: protein MGTFNQSMDVKGRMSFPVKFREIIGERFIVTRGIDHCLLVFSPEDFDRLNEKFREMPLASGRDIIRFFTGSAVEAEADKQGRILIPQPLRDWAGLEKDVIVMGLTDRCEIWDRCRWEERSAKLDDEVLLAALEGVGI from the coding sequence ATGGGAACGTTTAATCAGAGCATGGATGTCAAGGGACGCATGAGCTTCCCCGTGAAGTTCCGTGAGATCATAGGTGAGCGCTTCATCGTTACACGCGGCATAGACCATTGTCTGCTGGTGTTCTCCCCGGAGGATTTCGACAGACTAAACGAAAAATTCCGTGAGATGCCGCTGGCATCGGGACGGGATATCATAAGGTTCTTCACAGGCAGCGCCGTCGAAGCCGAAGCGGACAAGCAGGGCAGGATACTCATACCTCAGCCGCTGAGAGACTGGGCGGGGCTCGAAAAGGATGTAATAGTGATGGGACTTACCGACCGCTGCGAGATCTGGGACAGATGCAGATGGGAGGAGCGCAGTGCAAAGCTGGATGACGAAGTGCTGCTGGCAGCTCTTGAAGGAGTTGGGATATAA
- a CDS encoding Rid family detoxifying hydrolase — MAETVYTKTAPDAIGPYSQAKVVGGLVFTSGQIAINPATGNVEAATIEEQTHQVCKNLSEVLKAAGTSIDKAVKTVCFLKNMSDFAAFNGVYGEYFTSKPARSCVAVKELPKDVLVEVEVIAEV; from the coding sequence ATGGCAGAGACAGTTTATACCAAAACAGCACCCGATGCGATCGGACCTTACTCACAGGCAAAGGTAGTAGGCGGACTTGTATTCACATCGGGACAGATAGCAATAAACCCTGCAACAGGCAACGTTGAAGCAGCAACCATCGAGGAGCAGACACATCAGGTGTGCAAGAACCTCAGCGAGGTACTGAAGGCTGCAGGCACTTCGATAGACAAGGCTGTAAAGACAGTATGCTTCCTGAAGAACATGAGCGATTTCGCAGCATTCAACGGTGTATACGGTGAGTACTTCACCTCCAAGCCCGCTCGTTCCTGCGTAGCGGTAAAGGAACTCCCCAAGGATGTTCTTGTTGAAGTTGAGGTAATAGCAGAGGTATAA
- a CDS encoding dockerin type I repeat-containing protein, with protein MKKVTAIAAAIVLSAGLAVAIIPSFGALAEGDDVIELPILPIGNSSAADDTSRTDIPDSSSPNNECSEISTPESHPYDDGGSGNDNLADSIFDSEIDDKKEPVKGDLNGDRIVNVTDLSRLAAYIKGKKDLPFPDAADINNSGKIDVTDLSKLAAHIKGKKFLG; from the coding sequence ATGAAAAAGGTAACAGCGATCGCTGCAGCGATAGTACTTTCTGCAGGTCTTGCAGTTGCGATAATCCCCTCTTTCGGTGCACTGGCAGAAGGTGATGATGTGATCGAGCTGCCTATCCTCCCCATCGGAAACAGCTCCGCTGCCGATGATACGAGCAGAACAGATATACCTGACAGCTCATCACCAAACAATGAATGCTCTGAGATATCGACTCCCGAAAGTCATCCGTACGATGACGGCGGATCGGGAAATGATAATCTCGCTGATTCGATATTTGATTCCGAGATCGACGATAAAAAAGAACCCGTAAAGGGTGATCTGAACGGAGACAGGATCGTAAATGTAACCGACCTTTCCAGGCTTGCAGCGTATATAAAGGGAAAAAAGGATCTTCCCTTCCCCGATGCAGCAGATATCAACAACAGCGGAAAGATCGATGTTACCGATCTTTCAAAGCTTGCAGCACATATCAAGGGCAAGAAGTTTTTAGGTTAA
- the imm45 gene encoding Imm45 family immunity protein codes for MKLTDCPKPHLYRGTVLRFIGTYPFDKEYVDFMICEYHSAKEDRCPLALYCVSGYHAGYLEYVFPKEAQAEDAVAISTEWLKESWQTKVYDGCTANKVTVIG; via the coding sequence ATGAAGCTTACCGACTGCCCAAAGCCGCATCTGTACAGGGGAACAGTGCTAAGGTTTATCGGCACATACCCTTTTGACAAAGAGTATGTTGACTTTATGATATGCGAATACCATTCAGCCAAAGAAGATCGCTGTCCTCTTGCGCTGTACTGTGTATCGGGCTACCATGCAGGCTACCTTGAATATGTATTCCCGAAAGAAGCGCAGGCAGAGGATGCAGTTGCCATAAGCACCGAATGGCTGAAAGAAAGCTGGCAGACAAAGGTCTATGACGGCTGTACTGCCAATAAGGTGACAGTTATAGGGTAA
- the thrS gene encoding threonine--tRNA ligase translates to MIKLTLKDGSVREIESAMPASEIIKGIGMGLYKAACVVKINGEIKDLRTVIDSDCEFEVLTFDSKQGKETFWHTASHLLAQAVKNLYPDAKLGRGPATENGFYYDFKVEKPFAPADLEKIQAEMKKLAKEGFELERFELSRDEAVKLMEEKGENFKVELIDKHDSKGEKLSFYKQGDFVDLCAGPHIMSVAPIKAIKLTQCTGAYWGKAEDGIQMSRIYGTAYPKASMLEEHLKQMEEAKLRDHNKLGRELEYFTTVDYIGQGLPILLPKGAKVIQTLQRWIEDEEYKRGYQLTKTPFMSKRELYKISGHWDHYRDGMFILGDPDDETKECFALRPMTCPFQYQVFLNRKRSYRDLPMRLGETSTLFRNEDSGEMHGLIRVRQFTISEGHLILRPEQLEEEFKGCLDLAKYCLETIGLAEDVSYRFSQWDPANPNNKYEGTAEQWEEAQGAMKKILDDIGLDYEIGIDEAAFYGPKLDIQIKNVFGKEDTLITIQIDMQIAKKFGMEYVDKDGKMKMPYIIHRTSVGCYERTLALLIEKYAGVLPLWLAPEQVRILPIKPEHNDYAYDLAEEMRDLGMRVEVDAEDDNIGPKIKQARFDRVPYMFIIGDNEVKDGTVTVRSRKEGELPAMPAADAIAKLKEEIDTKAK, encoded by the coding sequence ATGATAAAGCTAACATTAAAAGACGGCTCTGTTCGTGAGATAGAGTCTGCAATGCCCGCAAGCGAGATAATCAAGGGCATAGGCATGGGTCTTTACAAGGCTGCCTGCGTTGTAAAGATCAACGGTGAGATCAAGGACCTGAGAACAGTCATAGACAGTGACTGCGAGTTTGAGGTACTGACTTTCGATTCAAAGCAGGGCAAGGAGACCTTCTGGCACACTGCTTCACACCTGCTGGCACAGGCAGTAAAGAACCTCTATCCCGATGCTAAGCTGGGCAGAGGTCCTGCAACCGAGAACGGTTTCTACTACGATTTCAAGGTAGAAAAGCCTTTTGCTCCCGCTGATCTGGAAAAGATACAGGCTGAGATGAAAAAGCTTGCCAAGGAAGGTTTCGAGCTTGAAAGATTCGAGCTTTCCCGTGATGAGGCCGTAAAGCTCATGGAAGAAAAAGGTGAGAATTTCAAAGTAGAGCTGATCGACAAGCACGACAGCAAGGGTGAGAAACTCTCATTCTACAAGCAGGGCGATTTCGTTGACCTGTGTGCAGGCCCCCACATCATGAGCGTTGCACCGATCAAGGCAATCAAGCTTACACAGTGTACAGGCGCATACTGGGGCAAGGCTGAGGACGGCATACAGATGTCACGTATCTACGGAACTGCATACCCCAAGGCTTCCATGCTGGAAGAGCACCTGAAGCAGATGGAAGAAGCTAAGCTTCGTGACCACAACAAGCTGGGACGTGAGCTGGAATACTTCACAACAGTTGATTACATCGGTCAGGGTCTGCCTATCCTGCTGCCCAAGGGCGCTAAGGTTATACAGACTCTCCAGAGATGGATAGAGGACGAAGAGTACAAGCGCGGCTATCAGCTGACAAAAACTCCTTTCATGTCCAAGAGAGAGCTTTACAAGATCTCGGGTCACTGGGATCATTACAGAGACGGTATGTTCATACTGGGCGACCCCGATGACGAGACAAAGGAATGCTTTGCACTCCGTCCTATGACTTGTCCTTTCCAGTATCAGGTATTCCTGAACAGAAAGCGTTCTTACAGAGATCTGCCTATGAGACTGGGCGAGACTTCCACACTGTTCCGTAACGAGGACAGCGGTGAGATGCACGGTCTTATCAGAGTTAGACAGTTCACTATCTCCGAGGGTCATCTGATACTCCGCCCCGAACAGCTGGAAGAAGAATTCAAGGGCTGTCTTGATCTTGCAAAGTACTGTCTTGAAACTATCGGTCTTGCAGAGGATGTAAGCTACCGTTTCAGCCAGTGGGATCCCGCTAACCCCAACAACAAGTACGAGGGTACTGCTGAACAGTGGGAAGAAGCACAGGGCGCTATGAAGAAAATACTGGACGATATCGGTCTTGATTACGAAATAGGCATAGATGAAGCTGCATTCTACGGTCCTAAGCTGGATATCCAGATCAAGAACGTATTCGGCAAGGAAGATACACTTATCACAATACAGATAGATATGCAGATCGCCAAGAAGTTCGGCATGGAGTATGTTGACAAGGACGGCAAGATGAAGATGCCTTACATCATCCACAGAACTTCTGTTGGCTGCTACGAGAGAACTCTCGCACTGCTGATAGAGAAGTACGCAGGCGTACTTCCCCTGTGGCTTGCACCCGAGCAGGTGCGTATACTGCCCATCAAGCCCGAGCATAACGACTACGCTTACGATCTTGCAGAAGAGATGCGTGACCTCGGCATGAGAGTTGAAGTCGATGCAGAAGATGACAACATCGGTCCCAAGATCAAGCAGGCAAGATTTGACAGAGTTCCTTATATGTTCATCATCGGTGATAACGAAGTTAAGGACGGCACAGTAACTGTACGTTCAAGAAAAGAGGGCGAGCTTCCCGCTATGCCCGCAGCTGATGCTATCGCCAAGCTGAAGGAAGAGATCGACACCAAGGCAAAATAA